A section of the Diabrotica virgifera virgifera chromosome 8, PGI_DIABVI_V3a genome encodes:
- the LOC126890616 gene encoding ribonuclease kappa-B has protein sequence MPFCGPKLSLCGLIISAWGIIQLGFMGVFYYIGAVALAEDIPEVEFKGDLDKFYSDVNTGFTQNAYNCWIAALLYLITLAVSAHQFWANNRSSLNV, from the exons ATGCCTTTCTGTGGTCCCAAATTGTCCCTCTGCGGCCTGATTATCAGTGCATGGGGTATCATCCAGTTG GGTTTCATGGGTGTATTCTATTACATTGGGGCTGTGGCTTTAGCAGAAGATATTCCAGAGGTTGAGTTTAAGGGCGATTTAGACAAATTTTATAGCGACGTCAACACGGGTTTCACACAG AATGCTTACAACTGCTGGATTGCTGCTCTCCTATACCTGATAACATTAGCAGTATCAGCTCACCAATTCTGGGCCAACAACAGATCATCATTGAACGTCTAA